The DNA sequence TCCTGTCATGCCACAAGATCACTCCACCGCCTCGCCTGCCCCGATCGGCAGGCCCGAGTAGTTATACGCATAACAAGGAGCCTCATGGGAGCGGGTCGAGCAACCCAGGCCGACGTGGCACGCCTGGCCGGCGTGAGCCAGGCGACCGTCTCGCTGGTACTCAAAGGCGACGGCAACCGCGTCGGCGACGACACCCGCCGACGGGTGCTCGACGCGATCAGCAAGACGAACTACTCGGCCAACCCGGTCGCGCAGCGCCTCGCCGGCGGCCGCAACCAGATCGTCGGCGTGTTCACCTACGAACCGGTCTTCCCCCGTGGCGGCGGCGACTTCTACCACCCGTTCCTCATCGGCATCGAAGGCGAAGCCGAGCAGTGGGGATGCGACCTGCTGCTGTTCACCAGCGCCCAGGTCGAGCACGGCCGCCGCCGGCTCTCCGGCAAGGCCCGCGCCCATCTCGGCATCACCGACGGCTGCCTGCTGCTCGGCCACAGCGAGGACAAGCAGGAACTCGTCCATCTCCTCGACGACGGCCTCCCGTTCGTCTTCGTCGGCCGCCGCGAACTGCCCGGCGGCGCGGACCTGCCGTACGTCGGCGCCGACTACGTGCGGGCCACGCACGACGTCGTACGCCTGTTCCTCGACCGGGGCCACGAGCGGATCGGCTTCGTCGGCGAACTCAGCGACCGCGAGTCGATCCTCGACCGGCTCACCGGCTACCGGGCCGCGATGCGCGACGCCGGCCTGCGCCCCACCTCCTTCGACCCGGCCGACCTCACACCCGACGAGATCCTCGACGTGGTGCTCGACAACCGCCTGACCGGCCTCGTACTCGCCGAGGCACACCGCGCGGACGGCATCCGCGCCGCCGCCGGCCGGCGCGGGCTCACCGTGCCGGCGGACCTGTCGATCGCCATCCTCGGCCAGCCCGAGGTGGCGGTCGACGGCGCCGCGAACAGCGGCCTGGACTGGTCCGGCTTCCGCATCCCGCGCGAGGAGCTGGGCGCGCGCGCACTTCGACTGCTGATCGAACTCATCGAGGGCCGCGGCGACACCGATCGCCACCGGCTGCTCCCCTGCCTCATCGCACCCGGGCAGACCGTCTCCGCCCCACCCCCGAACTGACCGCCGCGAAAGGAACCGTTGACAGTGGACAACTCTCCCCGATTGTCCCGGCGGCGCCTGGTCGCCGCCGGTGTCGGCCTCGCCGCCACGCCCCTGCTTCCCGGCATCGCCTGGGCGGACCCCGGCTCCACCGCAGCCGCCCCCACCGCCGGCTGGGACCCGACCGTGTTCGGATCCACCATCACCGCCGCCCCGCACGACCCCACCGCGGTCGTGCTCGGCTCCCCCGGATTCGAGACCCACGCCGACGGCGTCGGCGACGACACGCAGGCGGTGCAGGCCGCCATCGACGAGGCGTCGCGCCGCGGCATCGCCAACAAACTCGGCGACATCCTCGGCGGCGCGCGGAACTTCCCGCACGGCGACGGCGGCGGCGTCGTCCTCGTGCCGGAGGGCACCTACCGGCTCTCCGCCCCGGTCAACGTCTACGACTCCGTACGCGTCGTCGGCGTCGGCGCCCGGCGCCCGCTGTTCCTCCTGGGTGCACACACCCCCGGGTACGCCACCGGAGCGATCAGGGACATCTTCGCCTTCCGCCGCCGCCCGGTCGGCGGCCCGATCGCGTACGCGAACAACGACACGTTCGGCTCCGCACTGGTGAACGTCGACATCCGCATCGGGCCGGGCAACACCGACGCGATCGCCGTACGGTTCGGCGGCGCGCAACTGTGCCTGCTGCAGGACATGGACATCGACGTCGGCGACGGCCACACCGGCATCGACCACAACGCGAACATCATCCAGCGGGTCCGGGTGACCGGCGGCGAGATCGGCCTGCACGCCTACGCGGCCTCGGCCGGCTGGCAGACCACCCTGCTGGACTGCCGGTTCACCGGGCAGCGCCGCGCGGCCGTGGTGATGTTCAACGACGCCAAGCTCGTCGTGGTCCGCACCGCCTTCACCGACGCGCCCCGGGCGTTCGAGAGCGCGCAGGGGCAGTGGCAGCACCTCTACATCCAGGACTCCCACTTCCAGGACGTCCGCGACGTGGCGGTCGTCCTCAACGACAGCGGCACCATCCCCGGCGCCGACAACGACCTGATCCGGTACAGCAACCAGCTGACGCTGCTCGACTGCACCGCCGCCGGCACCCGCGACCTGCTCCTGCTCGCCCAGAGCGGCCACCGCACGAGTACGCGGTCGGCGTCGACCCGCATCCGGGAGCTGACGTACGGGCTGCGCGTGGAGCGGGCGTTGAGCCGGCACGAGAAGCGTTCCGACGACGTACACGCCGACCTCGCCGGGGCCGCGCCCGCGGCCCAGGTGCGACGCACGCTGCAGACCGACGTGCCGGCCCTGCCGCCGACCCGCACCTGGGTCAGCGTCGCCGACGTCGCCGCCGAGATGGGACGCAGCATCGGTACCGGCGCCGACGACCTCGCGGTCTTCCAGGCCGCCGTCGACCGCCACGACACCGTCTTCGTCCCGATCGGCAGCTACCTGTTCAGCGACACGCTGCAGCTGCGCCGGACGTCGAACCTGATCGGCCTGCATCCCCGGCAGACCTGGCTGCTGGCCGCCGACGGCCACCCGAACTTCGGCGACCCGGACCGGCCACGCCCCCTGGTCGCGACACCCCGCGGCGGCCGCAACATCGTGACCGGCATCGGCCTGGACACCGCACAGCAGACCGCCGGCTCGGTGAACCTGCTGTGGCAGTCCGGAACCGGCTCCTTCCTGGCCGACGTCACGACACAGTTCGTCAAGTGGCACCCGGCCGACGTCGCGTCCGGCGACCCCGGCTACACCTACCGGGGTGCGCACAAGTACGGCATCTGGGTCCGCGGCGGTGGTGGCGTGCTCGCCAACGTCTGGAGCGTCAACGGCTGGGCCGACAACGGACTCCTCGTCGAGGACACCAGGGTGCCGACCCGGGTGTACGAGGTCTCCGTCGAGCATCACGAGACCCGCGAGGTGGTGCTGCGCGACGTGTCCGGGTGGCAGTTCCTCGGCCTGCAGACCGAGGACCACCTGTACGGGTGGCGGTCGCAGGCGGTCGAGATCGAGGACTCCAGCGACCTGCTGTTCGCCAACTCGGTGCTGTTCCGGGTGGCGACCGTCCTCGGCCCGCACCCGTACGGCGTCAGCGTCCGGAACAGCAGGCGGATCGAACTGCGCGGCAACCGTGGCTACCGGGACAAGACCCCGGAGTTCACGCAGTGGGGGGTGGCGGTCACCGACCACGAAACCGGGCGTTCGGTGCCCGAACTCGAGTTCACGCTGATCGAGATCCGGTGACCGCCATGATCAGTCGTCGTGGTCTGCTCACCCTCGCCGGAGGTGCCGCCGTCGGGGCGTACGCGGGCACTGCCCGCCCGGCGGTGGCGGGGACGGCCACCCCGCTCGCCGCCGACCTCGTCCCCGCCTCCGGCGCCCACTTCGGCGCCTACGTGTACGCCGGCAACGACACCGGCGTGTCCCAGCCGGAGGCACTGGAGTCGAAGATCGGCCACGGGTTGCGGATCAACCACAGCTTCCAGCACGCGGGTACCGGGGCGCCGCTGACCCGCATCCAGCAGGACATCGCCGCCGGGCGCATCCCGATGATCTCCTGGGGCGCCGGCACCGAGGCCCGGCTGCGCCAGATCGTCGACGGCGTGCACGACGCCGAGATCGAACAGCAGGCCCAGCTTCTGGCGGGCCTCGACGCCGCCGTGTTCCTGCGCTTCACCTGGGAGTTCGACCTGCGCTACACCGACACGGCACTGTTTCGGGACACCTGGCGGTACGTGCACGGGAAGTTCGCGCAGGCGCCGAACGTGGCGTTCGTGTGGTGTCCGACGTGGCGGGCGTACCGGGAGACGTTCAAGGCCGAGCCGTTCTATCCCGGCGACGACCACGTCGACTGGATCGCCGCGGACGGCTACGCCCGACCGAAGCCCGACAAGCCCGACTACGACTACCGGCCCTTCGACCTGATGTTCGACACCGCGCACGCCTTCGCCGTCGCGCACGGCAAACCGTTCATGGTCGGCGAGACCGGTGTGCACCGCGACGACGTGGCCCCGGTCCAGGCCGCGTGGCTCGACACCACCCGGGCTGTGATCAAGAGCGACTACCCGAACCTGAAGGCGTTCCTCTATTTCCACCGCGACGGCGACGACGTCGACAACCGTTGGCGCGTCACCGTCCCCGACGGCGGACCCGCGCAGCTCGCCTTCGCCGGCTTCGCCGCCGACCCCTACTTCAACCCGCCAGGACCGTGACACCGGACCGTCGTGCCGGTGGTCACGGGTCAGCGGGTGAAGACGCCGCCAGGGTCGTAGCGGGCCACGACGCGGCGAATCCGGTCGAGGTTGTCGCCGTGGTACGCCGGGTCGAGCGGCGACCGTCCAGGTTCCGGGTAGTTCGGGTAGATGAGGCCCGACCCCGATGGATGTGCGATCTCCCAGGACCGGTTCACCCAACGCTGCGCGTCCTGCCGCACGGCATCGGTGCCACGGCGGAACACGTGGCAGGTATGCCTGAGGATGAACCGGGCCCGGCGGTGGACGAAGGCGGTCGCGTCCGGGGCGACGTGGCCGTAGGCACCGCCCCACGGGATGAACTCCAACTCCCGGGCCTGTCCGGCGACCCGGCCGGTGACCATG is a window from the Polymorphospora rubra genome containing:
- a CDS encoding LacI family DNA-binding transcriptional regulator gives rise to the protein MGAGRATQADVARLAGVSQATVSLVLKGDGNRVGDDTRRRVLDAISKTNYSANPVAQRLAGGRNQIVGVFTYEPVFPRGGGDFYHPFLIGIEGEAEQWGCDLLLFTSAQVEHGRRRLSGKARAHLGITDGCLLLGHSEDKQELVHLLDDGLPFVFVGRRELPGGADLPYVGADYVRATHDVVRLFLDRGHERIGFVGELSDRESILDRLTGYRAAMRDAGLRPTSFDPADLTPDEILDVVLDNRLTGLVLAEAHRADGIRAAAGRRGLTVPADLSIAILGQPEVAVDGAANSGLDWSGFRIPREELGARALRLLIELIEGRGDTDRHRLLPCLIAPGQTVSAPPPN
- a CDS encoding glycosyl hydrolase family 28-related protein, which codes for MDNSPRLSRRRLVAAGVGLAATPLLPGIAWADPGSTAAAPTAGWDPTVFGSTITAAPHDPTAVVLGSPGFETHADGVGDDTQAVQAAIDEASRRGIANKLGDILGGARNFPHGDGGGVVLVPEGTYRLSAPVNVYDSVRVVGVGARRPLFLLGAHTPGYATGAIRDIFAFRRRPVGGPIAYANNDTFGSALVNVDIRIGPGNTDAIAVRFGGAQLCLLQDMDIDVGDGHTGIDHNANIIQRVRVTGGEIGLHAYAASAGWQTTLLDCRFTGQRRAAVVMFNDAKLVVVRTAFTDAPRAFESAQGQWQHLYIQDSHFQDVRDVAVVLNDSGTIPGADNDLIRYSNQLTLLDCTAAGTRDLLLLAQSGHRTSTRSASTRIRELTYGLRVERALSRHEKRSDDVHADLAGAAPAAQVRRTLQTDVPALPPTRTWVSVADVAAEMGRSIGTGADDLAVFQAAVDRHDTVFVPIGSYLFSDTLQLRRTSNLIGLHPRQTWLLAADGHPNFGDPDRPRPLVATPRGGRNIVTGIGLDTAQQTAGSVNLLWQSGTGSFLADVTTQFVKWHPADVASGDPGYTYRGAHKYGIWVRGGGGVLANVWSVNGWADNGLLVEDTRVPTRVYEVSVEHHETREVVLRDVSGWQFLGLQTEDHLYGWRSQAVEIEDSSDLLFANSVLFRVATVLGPHPYGVSVRNSRRIELRGNRGYRDKTPEFTQWGVAVTDHETGRSVPELEFTLIEIR
- a CDS encoding glycoside hydrolase family 26 protein, whose amino-acid sequence is MISRRGLLTLAGGAAVGAYAGTARPAVAGTATPLAADLVPASGAHFGAYVYAGNDTGVSQPEALESKIGHGLRINHSFQHAGTGAPLTRIQQDIAAGRIPMISWGAGTEARLRQIVDGVHDAEIEQQAQLLAGLDAAVFLRFTWEFDLRYTDTALFRDTWRYVHGKFAQAPNVAFVWCPTWRAYRETFKAEPFYPGDDHVDWIAADGYARPKPDKPDYDYRPFDLMFDTAHAFAVAHGKPFMVGETGVHRDDVAPVQAAWLDTTRAVIKSDYPNLKAFLYFHRDGDDVDNRWRVTVPDGGPAQLAFAGFAADPYFNPPGP